A DNA window from Ostrea edulis chromosome 5, xbOstEdul1.1, whole genome shotgun sequence contains the following coding sequences:
- the LOC125651743 gene encoding DNA-directed RNA polymerase III subunit RPC7-like isoform X1 — protein sequence MVLMAGRGRGRGKNVSFNVEALGFGRGETLPGPISQPPPIFPTAEFKPVPFQPSEEFEYMRALKQEFLGNIRKSPFYLQATHKKRDIERYSDKYQAVTEVNGKWKPDWRRLPAELKPKKPRKSKFYIKPTAKVKPKVKPSAADVSKTLEELEKIEVEEKDEDGEEEEGGKKEEGEVEEDEEEIYDEEDIEEETDYILSYFDNGEEYGNDDDDADEGPVY from the exons ATGGTTTTG ATGGCTGGCAGAGGAAGGGGTAGAGGAAAGAATGTCTCATTTAATGTTGAAGCTCTGGGTTTTGGGAGAGGGGAGACCCTGCCAGGACCAATTTCTCAACCACCACCAATATTTCCT ACAGCAGAGTTCAAGCCAGTGCCGTTCCAGCCGAGCGAGGAGTTTGAGTACATGCGGGCTTTAAAGCAGGAGTTTCTAGGGAATATTCGCAAATCTCCATTTTACCTTCAAGCAACACACAAGAAAAGGGATATAGAGAGATATTCTGACAAATACCAGGCTGTCACAGAAGTAAATGGAAAATGGAAGCCAG ACTGGAGAAGACTTCCAGCTGAACTGAAGCCTAAAAAACCAAGAAAATCAAAGTTCTACATTAAACCAACAGCTAAGGTGAAACCAAAGGTCAAACCCAGTGCAGCAGACGTATCCAAGACTCTAGAG GAACTTGAGAAAATAGAGGTGGAGGAGAAAGACGAGGATGGAGAGGAGGAGGAAGGAGGGAAAAAAGAGGAAGGAGAGGTGGAGGAGGATGAAGAGGAGATTTATGATGAGGAAGACATTGAGGAG GAGACGGACTAcattttgtcatattttgaCAATGGGGAGGAGTATGgcaatgatgatgatgatgcaGATGAAGGTCCGGTGTACTGA
- the LOC125651743 gene encoding DNA-directed RNA polymerase III subunit RPC7-like isoform X2 translates to MAGRGRGRGKNVSFNVEALGFGRGETLPGPISQPPPIFPTAEFKPVPFQPSEEFEYMRALKQEFLGNIRKSPFYLQATHKKRDIERYSDKYQAVTEVNGKWKPDWRRLPAELKPKKPRKSKFYIKPTAKVKPKVKPSAADVSKTLEELEKIEVEEKDEDGEEEEGGKKEEGEVEEDEEEIYDEEDIEEETDYILSYFDNGEEYGNDDDDADEGPVY, encoded by the exons ATGGCTGGCAGAGGAAGGGGTAGAGGAAAGAATGTCTCATTTAATGTTGAAGCTCTGGGTTTTGGGAGAGGGGAGACCCTGCCAGGACCAATTTCTCAACCACCACCAATATTTCCT ACAGCAGAGTTCAAGCCAGTGCCGTTCCAGCCGAGCGAGGAGTTTGAGTACATGCGGGCTTTAAAGCAGGAGTTTCTAGGGAATATTCGCAAATCTCCATTTTACCTTCAAGCAACACACAAGAAAAGGGATATAGAGAGATATTCTGACAAATACCAGGCTGTCACAGAAGTAAATGGAAAATGGAAGCCAG ACTGGAGAAGACTTCCAGCTGAACTGAAGCCTAAAAAACCAAGAAAATCAAAGTTCTACATTAAACCAACAGCTAAGGTGAAACCAAAGGTCAAACCCAGTGCAGCAGACGTATCCAAGACTCTAGAG GAACTTGAGAAAATAGAGGTGGAGGAGAAAGACGAGGATGGAGAGGAGGAGGAAGGAGGGAAAAAAGAGGAAGGAGAGGTGGAGGAGGATGAAGAGGAGATTTATGATGAGGAAGACATTGAGGAG GAGACGGACTAcattttgtcatattttgaCAATGGGGAGGAGTATGgcaatgatgatgatgatgcaGATGAAGGTCCGGTGTACTGA
- the LOC125651736 gene encoding ATP-dependent Clp protease ATP-binding subunit ClpX-like → MSSVGLQRFCFHVSRRAVTGVGNSKHYRVKGSVQSSASSSLQKIRILPFTTSTTSSRRKTYTYYSGTGSGNGGRKGGSGSKGHTQCPHCGYTMFHKDTSVLTSVKCENCHEVLFSASKQDMPKEKMMEPAEIVNKLNQYIIGQDHAKKVLAVAVYNHYKRINQHKAKVQRQKWAEERERQDVILYEKQRKPPSHGFSMDIRAAVASENHKARLETIPVTPVVKQKESPDIQIDKTNILMLGPTGTGKTYIAQVLSEILNVPIVICDCTSLTQAGYVGEDVENVVGRLLQNAKFNVEKCQQGIIFLDEVDKISSKKGGQFQRDVGGEGVQQSLLKMMEGAVVKVPDLSGSGKKTIDVDTTNILFIFSGAFSGLTNIIERRTNIKPFGFTSEPHEDNSGVLEIAHNTDDTDIKKDDILRAVEVDDLVGFGMIPEFIGRIPVFAVFENMTTEMLIKILKEPRNALIPQYETLLEMDGTKLTFHEEALVAIAEKAKASGTGARALRSRLESILLEPMYEAPDSEIEEIIITKETVIEKKQPEYVQKSKDLVVSPDKFIIKQTVPPSMKIMNPPSQPL, encoded by the exons ATGTCCTCAGTTGGATTGCAAAGGTTCTGTTTCCATGTAAGCCGGCGAGCAGTGACAGGAGTTGGAAATTCTAAACATTACAGAGTTAAAG GATCAGTACAATCTTCAGCCAGTTCCTCCCTTCAGAAAATTCGAATTCTGCCTTTTACCACCAGTACAACCTCAAGTCGCCGGAAGACCTACACTTATTATAGTGGCACAGGGAGTGGAAATGGTGGTCGAAAGGGAGGCTCCGGATCCAAAGGCCACACTCAATGCCCTCACTGTGGCTACACCATGTTTCACAAGGACACCAGTGTTT TAACAAGTGTGAAATGTGAAAATTGTCATGAGGTTTTATTTTCCGCCTCTAAACAAGACATGCCCAAAGAAAAAATGATGGAACCAGCGGAG ATCGTGAacaaattaaatcaatatataaTTGGACAAGATCATGCCAAGAAAGTGTTAGCAGTGGCTGTGTATAATCATTACAAAAGGATAAACCAGCACAAGGCCAAAGTCCAGAGACAGAAGTGGGCAGAAGAAAGGGAGAGACAAG ATGTGATATTATATGAGAAGCAGAGGAAACCACCCTCCCATGGCTTTAGTATGGACATCCGAGCAGCTGTTGCTAGTGAGAATCACAAGGCGAGACTGGAGACAATCCCAGTTACCCCTGTAGTAAAGCAAAAGGAGAGTCCTGATATACAGATAGACAAAACGAATATTCTGATGTTAGGACCAACAGGAACTG GTAAAACATACATTGCTCAAGTTCTGTCGGAGATTCTGAATGTGCCGATCGTGATCTGTGATTGTACCAGTCTGACACAGGCTGGGTATGTAGGAGAGGACGTAGAGAATGTGGTGGGACGGCTTCTACAGAATGCTAAATTCAATGTGGAGAAATGCCAGCAAG gTATTATCTTTCTGGATGAGGTGGATAAAATCAGTTCTAAGAAAGGAGGTCAATTCCAGAGAGATGTGGGTGGGGAAGGGGTCCAACAGAGTCTCCTTAAGATGATGGAGGGAGCTGTTGTTAAGGTCCCGGATCTGAGTGGTAGTGGGAAAAAGACTATTGATGTGGACACGACCAACATTCTCTTCATCTTCTCCGGGGCCTTCAGCGGTCTCACCAACATCATAGAGAGAAGGACTAATATCAAG CCCTTTGGTTTTACGTCAGAACCCCATGAAGACAATAGTGGTGTCCTGGAGATCGCCCACAACACGGATgatacagatataaaaaaagaCGATATCCTCCGTGCAGTGGAAGTGGACGACCTTGTAGGCTTTGGTATGATCCCGGAATTCATTGGAAGAATCCCAGTATTTGCAGTTTTTGAGAATATGACTACTGAGATGCTGATAAAAATCCTTAAAGAACCCAGAAATGCACTGATTCCCCAGTATGAAACTCTTCTAGAGATGGACGGG ACGAAATTAACGTTTCACGAGGAAGCTTTGGTTGCCATAGCAGAGAAAGCCAAAGCATCGGGTACAGGAGCTAGGGCTCTCAGGAGTAGGCTG GAAAGTATTCTACTGGAACCTATGTATGAGGCACCAGATTCTGAAATAGAGGAAATCATCATAACCAAAGAGACTGTGATTGAGAAGAAACAACCAGAATATGTACAAAAATCAAAGGACTTAGTAGTGTCCCCTGATAAATTCATCATCAAACAGACAGTGCCTCCGTCCATGAAAATAATGAATCCACCATCTCAGCCATTATAA
- the LOC125651737 gene encoding organic cation transporter protein-like isoform X1 yields the protein MSEFENVLKQLRSFGPYQRRVFVLVSMFETPAAWAMLLPIFLNVVPKQQCVEPLDTNATETSLDTNITTKLCMGSGDLRPGVMFCEDIQSIVSEWSLVCNMDWVPSTITTIQMCGLLVGALVMGQLADIFGRRKLLYIAYSLLLAFSLGSAFANSWQLFAAFRFFIGALVGSVMVVNFVLPLEFVTPSWRTFCGCVGFWAVGLMTLAIWGYFITNWRYLIIGTSTTGIFMLLSWWFVPESPRWLLSKGRFKEAEDILKEIAKYNNLSLPDLTALQKASEITGAISTKLGTKHPWVNGIQVRSRPEKRHKNFSYWHIFQTWDMSKNSLIVMYGWFVSSSVYYGLNFNTSNLAGNLHLNVFISGLVEIPALVYVVALNNRVGRRKITLSLMLLAGVSCLAVLGITLIDESQTVLIIVVAMIGKSAISGGWAATQVFSAETFPTVVRNIGIGTCAMSARIGGIAAPQIVRLSKGSVDVLPFAVFGTLALLCGFLMLCLPETNKQPLKDHIMTVPESDSKVLARFQLHKSKPISLSFALPLLCLCSASGNRLAFRDLESG from the exons ATGTCcgaatttgaaaatgttctgaAACAGCTCAGGTCCTTTGGGCCGTATCAGAGGAGGGTCTTTGTTTTAGTCAGCATGTTTGAAACCCCAGCAGCATGGGCAATGCTCCTTCCTATTTTTCTCAATGTTGTTCCAAAACAGCAATGTGTAGAACCCCTTGATACAAACGCTACAGAGACCTCGCTGGACACAAACATTACAACTAAGCTTTGTATGGGGAGTGGAGACTTGCGTCCTGGTGTTATGTTTTGTGAGGACATCCAATCAATTGTCAGTGAG TGGTCACTCGTGTGTAACATGGACTGGGTCCCCAGCACTATCACTACAATCCAGATGTGTGGTCTACTAGTGGGCGCTCTTGTGATGGGACAGTTGGCGGACATCTTTGGTCGCAGGAAGCTACTGTATATTGCCTATTCTCTGCTGCTAGCCTTCTCACTAGGCAGTGCATTTGCCAATTCCTGGCAGTTGTTTGCTGCTTTTAGATTCTTTATCGGTGCTCTTGTTGGaa GTGTGATGGTAGTGAATTTTGTGCTGCCTCTGGAGTTTGTGACCCCCTCTTGGAGGACTTTCTGTGGGTGTGTGGGATTCTGGGCTGTGGGGTTAATGACCCTAGCAATCTGGGGGTACTTCATCACTAACTGGAGATACCTTATAATAGGGACATCAACTACAGGAATCTTCATGCTTTTGTCATGGTG GTTTGTCCCAGAGAGCCCAAGATGGTTGTTAAGCAAAGGCAGGTTCAAAGAAGCAGAGGACATCTTGAAGGAGATAGCTAAATACAACAACTTAAGTTTACCTGATCTGACAGCATTACAAAAGGCATCTGAG atcACTGGGgcgatttcaaccaaacttggcacaaagcatccttgggtgaatggaattcaa GTCAGAAGTAGACCTGAGAAGCGACACAAAAACTTCAGTTACTGGCATATATTTCAGACGTGGGACATGTCTAAAAATTCACTTATTGTAATGTATGGCTG GTTTGTGTCCAGTTCAGTTTATTATGGGTTAAATTTCAATACCAGCAACTTGGCAGGGAATCTTCATCTGAATGTATTCATTTCGGGTTTGGTAGAAATTCCAGCCCTAGTTTACGTAGTAGCATTAAACAATCGAGTTGGTCGGAGGAAAATCACGCTGTCTCTGATGCTGTTGGCAGGAGTCTCATGTTTAGCAGTTCTAGGTATTACTTTAATTG ATGAATCTCAAACTGTCTTGATAATTGTTGTCGCAATGATTGGAAAGTCAGCGATATCTGGTGGTTGGGCAGCAACACAGGTGTTTTCTGCCGAAACTTTCCCGACAGTAGTCAG GAATATAGGTATAGGGACATGTGCCATGTCGGCTAGGATTGGAGGAATCGCCGCACCACAGATTGTACGATTG AGTAAAGGTTCAGTAGATGTTTTGCCATTTGCTGTGTTTGGGACACTGGCTCTGTTGTGTGGGTTCCTTATGTTGTGTCTCCCAGAAACCAATAAACAACCTCTGAAGGACCACATCATGACTGTTCCAGAGTCAGATAGCAAG GTGTTGGCAAGATTCCAGCTCCACAAGAGTAAGCCTATATCCCTTAGCTTTGCTCTCCCTTTGCTCTGCCTTTGCTCTGCCTCGGGGAATAGGCTTGCTTTTAGGGACTTGGAATCTGGCTGA
- the LOC125651737 gene encoding organic cation transporter protein-like isoform X2: MSEFENVLKQLRSFGPYQRRVFVLVSMFETPAAWAMLLPIFLNVVPKQQCVEPLDTNATETSLDTNITTKLCMGSGDLRPGVMFCEDIQSIVSEWSLVCNMDWVPSTITTIQMCGLLVGALVMGQLADIFGRRKLLYIAYSLLLAFSLGSAFANSWQLFAAFRFFIGALVGSVMVVNFVLPLEFVTPSWRTFCGCVGFWAVGLMTLAIWGYFITNWRYLIIGTSTTGIFMLLSWWFVPESPRWLLSKGRFKEAEDILKEIAKYNNLSLPDLTALQKASEVRSRPEKRHKNFSYWHIFQTWDMSKNSLIVMYGWFVSSSVYYGLNFNTSNLAGNLHLNVFISGLVEIPALVYVVALNNRVGRRKITLSLMLLAGVSCLAVLGITLIDESQTVLIIVVAMIGKSAISGGWAATQVFSAETFPTVVRNIGIGTCAMSARIGGIAAPQIVRLSKGSVDVLPFAVFGTLALLCGFLMLCLPETNKQPLKDHIMTVPESDSKVLARFQLHKSKPISLSFALPLLCLCSASGNRLAFRDLESG; the protein is encoded by the exons ATGTCcgaatttgaaaatgttctgaAACAGCTCAGGTCCTTTGGGCCGTATCAGAGGAGGGTCTTTGTTTTAGTCAGCATGTTTGAAACCCCAGCAGCATGGGCAATGCTCCTTCCTATTTTTCTCAATGTTGTTCCAAAACAGCAATGTGTAGAACCCCTTGATACAAACGCTACAGAGACCTCGCTGGACACAAACATTACAACTAAGCTTTGTATGGGGAGTGGAGACTTGCGTCCTGGTGTTATGTTTTGTGAGGACATCCAATCAATTGTCAGTGAG TGGTCACTCGTGTGTAACATGGACTGGGTCCCCAGCACTATCACTACAATCCAGATGTGTGGTCTACTAGTGGGCGCTCTTGTGATGGGACAGTTGGCGGACATCTTTGGTCGCAGGAAGCTACTGTATATTGCCTATTCTCTGCTGCTAGCCTTCTCACTAGGCAGTGCATTTGCCAATTCCTGGCAGTTGTTTGCTGCTTTTAGATTCTTTATCGGTGCTCTTGTTGGaa GTGTGATGGTAGTGAATTTTGTGCTGCCTCTGGAGTTTGTGACCCCCTCTTGGAGGACTTTCTGTGGGTGTGTGGGATTCTGGGCTGTGGGGTTAATGACCCTAGCAATCTGGGGGTACTTCATCACTAACTGGAGATACCTTATAATAGGGACATCAACTACAGGAATCTTCATGCTTTTGTCATGGTG GTTTGTCCCAGAGAGCCCAAGATGGTTGTTAAGCAAAGGCAGGTTCAAAGAAGCAGAGGACATCTTGAAGGAGATAGCTAAATACAACAACTTAAGTTTACCTGATCTGACAGCATTACAAAAGGCATCTGAG GTCAGAAGTAGACCTGAGAAGCGACACAAAAACTTCAGTTACTGGCATATATTTCAGACGTGGGACATGTCTAAAAATTCACTTATTGTAATGTATGGCTG GTTTGTGTCCAGTTCAGTTTATTATGGGTTAAATTTCAATACCAGCAACTTGGCAGGGAATCTTCATCTGAATGTATTCATTTCGGGTTTGGTAGAAATTCCAGCCCTAGTTTACGTAGTAGCATTAAACAATCGAGTTGGTCGGAGGAAAATCACGCTGTCTCTGATGCTGTTGGCAGGAGTCTCATGTTTAGCAGTTCTAGGTATTACTTTAATTG ATGAATCTCAAACTGTCTTGATAATTGTTGTCGCAATGATTGGAAAGTCAGCGATATCTGGTGGTTGGGCAGCAACACAGGTGTTTTCTGCCGAAACTTTCCCGACAGTAGTCAG GAATATAGGTATAGGGACATGTGCCATGTCGGCTAGGATTGGAGGAATCGCCGCACCACAGATTGTACGATTG AGTAAAGGTTCAGTAGATGTTTTGCCATTTGCTGTGTTTGGGACACTGGCTCTGTTGTGTGGGTTCCTTATGTTGTGTCTCCCAGAAACCAATAAACAACCTCTGAAGGACCACATCATGACTGTTCCAGAGTCAGATAGCAAG GTGTTGGCAAGATTCCAGCTCCACAAGAGTAAGCCTATATCCCTTAGCTTTGCTCTCCCTTTGCTCTGCCTTTGCTCTGCCTCGGGGAATAGGCTTGCTTTTAGGGACTTGGAATCTGGCTGA